In Streptomyces thermolilacinus SPC6, a single genomic region encodes these proteins:
- a CDS encoding heavy metal translocating P-type ATPase, with product MSGHPAGPVTAPGTADVELAIGGMTCASCAARIEKKLNRMDGVEATVNYATEKAKVTFGGGVSVEDLIATVEATGYTARPPAPPAQDARAAQPEDEGGDELADLRQRLLTALVLSVPVVAMAMVPPLQFANWQWLSLVLAAPVVIYAGWPFHRAAWTNARHGAATMDTLISVGTAAAFLWSVWALFFGTAGMPGMTHPFEFTIARSDGAGNIYLEAAAGVTTFILAGRYFEARSKRKAGAALRALMELGAKEVTVLRGGREVTVPTAELRVGDRFLVRPGEKIATDGTVVEGASAVDASMLTGESVPVEVAVGDTVTGATLNAGGRLVVEATRVGADTQLARMAKLVEDAQNGKASAQRLADRISAVFVPVVIALALGTLGFWLGSGEGMSAAFTAAVAVLIIACPCALGLATPTALMVGTGRGAQLGILIKGPEVLENTRKADTIVLDKTGTVTTGRMTLLKVHTADSTDEAEVLRLAGALENASEHPIARAVAAGAAERTGDLAAPEDFANVPGLGVQGVVDGHAVLVGREKLLAQWAMELPEPLRRAKDEAEAAGRTAITVAWDGEARAVLEVADAVKDTSAEAIRRLRGLGLTPVLLTGDNEAVARSVAAEVGIDAEHVIAEVMPEDKVEVVRKLQAEGRSVAMVGDGVNDAAALAQADLGLAMGTGTDAAIEAGDLTLVRGDLRAAADAIRLSRRTLATIKGNLFWAFAYNVAALPLAALGYLNPMIAGAAMAFSSVFVVGNSLRLRGFKAA from the coding sequence ATGAGTGGTCACCCGGCCGGTCCTGTGACGGCACCCGGCACCGCCGATGTGGAGCTGGCCATCGGCGGCATGACCTGCGCCTCGTGCGCGGCGCGCATCGAGAAGAAGCTCAACCGCATGGACGGCGTCGAGGCGACCGTCAACTACGCCACGGAGAAGGCCAAGGTCACCTTCGGCGGCGGCGTCTCCGTCGAGGACCTGATCGCCACCGTCGAGGCGACCGGCTACACCGCCCGGCCCCCGGCCCCGCCCGCCCAGGACGCCCGGGCCGCCCAGCCGGAGGACGAGGGCGGCGACGAGCTGGCCGACCTGCGGCAGCGGCTCCTCACCGCTCTCGTCCTGTCCGTCCCCGTCGTCGCCATGGCGATGGTCCCGCCCCTCCAGTTCGCCAACTGGCAGTGGCTCTCCCTCGTGCTCGCCGCGCCCGTCGTCATCTACGCGGGCTGGCCGTTCCACCGTGCCGCCTGGACCAACGCCCGGCACGGCGCGGCGACGATGGACACGCTGATCTCGGTCGGTACGGCGGCGGCCTTCCTGTGGTCGGTGTGGGCGCTGTTCTTCGGTACGGCGGGCATGCCGGGGATGACGCACCCGTTCGAGTTCACCATCGCCCGCAGCGACGGCGCCGGGAACATCTACCTGGAGGCCGCGGCGGGCGTCACGACGTTCATCCTGGCCGGCCGGTACTTCGAGGCGCGGTCCAAGCGCAAGGCGGGCGCGGCGCTCAGGGCCCTGATGGAGCTGGGCGCCAAGGAGGTCACCGTGCTGCGCGGCGGCCGGGAAGTGACCGTGCCCACCGCGGAGCTGCGGGTGGGGGACCGGTTCCTGGTGCGGCCGGGCGAGAAGATCGCCACGGACGGGACCGTGGTGGAGGGCGCGTCGGCCGTGGACGCGTCGATGCTGACCGGCGAGTCCGTACCGGTCGAGGTCGCCGTCGGCGACACGGTGACCGGCGCGACGCTGAACGCCGGTGGCCGCCTGGTCGTCGAGGCCACGCGGGTGGGCGCGGACACGCAGCTGGCCCGCATGGCGAAGCTGGTCGAGGACGCCCAGAACGGCAAGGCGTCGGCCCAGCGGCTCGCGGACCGCATCTCCGCCGTGTTCGTCCCCGTCGTGATCGCCCTGGCGCTCGGCACGCTCGGCTTCTGGCTCGGATCGGGCGAGGGGATGAGCGCCGCGTTCACCGCCGCCGTCGCCGTACTGATCATCGCCTGCCCCTGCGCCCTGGGCCTGGCCACGCCGACCGCGCTCATGGTCGGCACCGGGCGCGGCGCCCAGCTCGGCATCCTCATCAAGGGCCCCGAGGTCCTGGAGAACACCCGCAAGGCCGACACGATCGTCCTCGACAAGACCGGCACCGTCACCACCGGCCGCATGACGCTGCTGAAGGTCCACACCGCGGACTCCACCGACGAGGCGGAGGTGCTGCGCCTCGCCGGCGCCCTGGAGAACGCCTCCGAGCACCCCATCGCCCGCGCCGTCGCAGCCGGGGCCGCCGAGAGGACGGGCGACCTGGCCGCGCCCGAGGACTTCGCGAACGTGCCCGGCCTCGGCGTCCAGGGCGTCGTGGACGGCCACGCCGTGCTCGTCGGGCGCGAGAAGCTCCTCGCCCAGTGGGCCATGGAACTGCCCGAACCGCTGCGCCGCGCCAAGGACGAGGCGGAGGCCGCCGGACGCACCGCCATAACGGTCGCCTGGGACGGCGAGGCGCGTGCCGTCCTGGAGGTCGCGGACGCGGTGAAGGACACCAGCGCGGAGGCCATCCGCAGGCTGCGCGGCCTGGGGCTCACCCCCGTGCTGCTCACCGGCGACAACGAGGCCGTCGCCCGGTCCGTGGCCGCCGAGGTCGGCATCGACGCGGAGCACGTCATCGCGGAGGTCATGCCCGAGGACAAGGTCGAGGTCGTCAGGAAGCTCCAGGCCGAGGGCCGCAGCGTCGCCATGGTCGGCGACGGGGTCAACGACGCCGCCGCGCTCGCCCAGGCCGACCTTGGGCTCGCCATGGGCACCGGTACGGACGCGGCGATCGAGGCCGGCGACCTCACCCTCGTACGGGGCGACCTGCGCGCCGCCGCCGACGCGATCCGGCTGTCCCGGCGCACCCTCGCCACCATCAAGGGCAACCTGTTCTGGGCGTTCGCCTACAACGTCGCCGCCCTGCCGCTGGCCGCGTTGGGCTACCTGAACCCGATGATCGCGGGCGCGGCCATGGCCTTCTCGTCCGTCTTCGTCGTCGGCAACAGCCTCCGGCTGCGCGGCTTCAAGGCCGCGTGA
- a CDS encoding HD domain-containing protein, with protein sequence MAAPLPPHPAHDELRRRWEEAVRDARGGRPADPDAPPADRYADDLLRRWAEPQRRYHTTDHLLAVLHRVDELADHADDLAAVRLAAWFHDAVYLPDRDTNEERSARLAERALPELDVDPARTAEVARLVRLTVTHDPAPGDRDGEVLCDADLAVLAGGAEAYAAYAAAVREEYGFVPDDAFRTGRAGVLRQLLGLPCLFRTPYGAEHWEPAARRNLTVELGLLGG encoded by the coding sequence ATGGCCGCCCCCCTGCCCCCGCATCCCGCCCACGACGAGCTGCGCCGCCGGTGGGAGGAGGCCGTCCGTGACGCGCGGGGCGGGCGCCCCGCCGACCCGGACGCGCCGCCCGCCGACCGGTACGCCGACGATCTGCTGCGCCGGTGGGCCGAGCCCCAGCGGCGGTACCACACGACCGACCACCTGCTCGCCGTCCTCCACCGCGTGGACGAGCTCGCGGACCACGCCGACGACCTCGCCGCCGTACGCCTCGCCGCCTGGTTCCACGACGCCGTGTACCTGCCCGACCGGGACACCAACGAGGAGCGCAGCGCCCGTCTCGCCGAGCGCGCCCTCCCCGAGCTGGACGTGGACCCGGCCCGTACGGCGGAGGTCGCCCGGCTCGTACGGCTCACCGTCACCCACGATCCGGCGCCCGGCGACCGTGACGGCGAGGTGCTGTGCGACGCCGACCTGGCCGTCCTCGCCGGGGGAGCGGAGGCGTACGCGGCGTACGCGGCGGCCGTACGGGAGGAGTACGGGTTCGTGCCCGACGACGCGTTCCGCACGGGCCGCGCGGGCGTGCTGCGCCAACTCCTGGGCTTGCCCTGCCTGTTCCGCACACCGTACGGCGCCGAGCACTGGGAACCCGCCGCCCGGCGCAACCTCACCGTCGAACTGGGGCTGCTGGGCGGCTGA
- a CDS encoding Cmx/CmrA family chloramphenicol efflux MFS transporter → MPLAVYILGLSVFALGTSEFMLSGLLPPIADDMDVSIPQAGLLISAFAIGMVVGAPLLAVATLRLPRKTTLVALITTFGIGQVAGALAPTYGVLFASRVVSALACAGFWAVGAAVAIAMVQPGARARAMAVMIGGLSIANVLGVPAGAFLGEHLGWRSAFWAVGAASAIALVGVVTRIPRIPLPDEKPQLRRELTIYRDRQVWLAIVVTALAAGGVFCAFSYLAPLLTDVAGLASGWVPTVLGLFGVGALVGTTIGGRVADAHLFGVLLSGIAASTVLLAALALFAGSPVAVVALSFLLGVSAFYTAPALNARMFNVAGAAPTLAGATTTAAFNLGNTGGPWLGGTVIDAGLGFPATAWAGGAMTLVAFAAVVVALRLHRREDRTPSRVVMGATTARHAEGEPADVTLTRKAPDAV, encoded by the coding sequence ATGCCGCTCGCCGTGTACATCCTCGGCCTGTCCGTCTTCGCGCTCGGCACCAGCGAGTTCATGCTGTCCGGGCTGCTGCCGCCCATCGCGGACGACATGGACGTGTCGATCCCGCAGGCCGGGCTGCTGATATCGGCGTTCGCCATCGGCATGGTCGTCGGCGCGCCGCTGCTGGCCGTGGCGACGCTGCGGCTGCCCCGCAAGACGACGCTCGTCGCGCTGATCACCACGTTCGGCATCGGCCAGGTCGCGGGCGCCCTCGCCCCCACGTACGGGGTGCTGTTCGCGTCCCGCGTGGTGAGCGCCCTGGCGTGTGCCGGGTTCTGGGCCGTCGGCGCGGCCGTCGCCATCGCGATGGTCCAGCCGGGGGCGCGGGCCCGCGCGATGGCCGTGATGATCGGCGGACTGTCCATCGCGAACGTGCTGGGCGTCCCCGCCGGCGCGTTCCTCGGCGAGCACCTGGGCTGGCGCTCGGCGTTCTGGGCGGTCGGCGCGGCGTCCGCGATCGCCCTCGTCGGCGTGGTCACCCGCATCCCGCGCATCCCGCTGCCGGACGAGAAGCCGCAGCTGCGGCGGGAGCTGACCATCTACCGCGACCGGCAGGTGTGGCTCGCCATCGTCGTCACCGCGCTCGCGGCGGGCGGCGTGTTCTGCGCGTTCTCGTACCTGGCCCCGCTGCTCACCGACGTGGCCGGGCTGGCCTCCGGGTGGGTACCGACGGTGCTCGGGCTGTTCGGGGTCGGCGCGCTCGTCGGCACGACCATCGGCGGGCGGGTCGCGGACGCGCACCTGTTCGGCGTGCTGCTGAGCGGCATCGCGGCGTCCACGGTGCTGCTGGCGGCGCTGGCGCTGTTCGCCGGGAGCCCGGTCGCGGTGGTGGCGCTGTCGTTCCTGCTGGGCGTGTCCGCGTTCTACACGGCGCCCGCGCTGAACGCCCGGATGTTCAACGTGGCCGGCGCCGCCCCGACCCTGGCGGGCGCCACGACGACCGCCGCGTTCAACCTGGGCAACACGGGCGGTCCCTGGCTCGGCGGGACGGTCATCGACGCGGGCCTCGGCTTCCCGGCGACCGCGTGGGCGGGCGGCGCGATGACGCTCGTCGCGTTCGCGGCGGTCGTCGTGGCGCTGCGCCTGCACCGCCGGGAGGACCGTACGCCCAGCCGCGTCGTCATGGGCGCGACGACGGCCCGGCACGCGGAGGGCGAGCCCGCCGACGTCACGCTCACACGGAAGGCGCCGGACGCCGTTTAG
- a CDS encoding DUF4031 domain-containing protein, with translation MTLYIDPPNWPGHGRMWSHLISDVSFEELHAAAAAIGCPPRAFDGDHYDIPSERYGDAVAAGAVEIGSKELVRRLTAAGLRRPKRRPAPSV, from the coding sequence ATGACGCTGTACATCGACCCGCCGAACTGGCCGGGCCACGGCCGCATGTGGTCGCACCTGATCAGCGACGTGTCGTTCGAGGAGCTGCACGCGGCGGCCGCCGCGATCGGGTGCCCGCCGCGCGCGTTCGACGGCGACCACTACGACATCCCGTCCGAGCGGTACGGGGACGCCGTGGCCGCGGGCGCCGTCGAGATCGGTTCGAAGGAACTCGTACGGCGCCTCACGGCCGCGGGGCTGCGCCGGCCTAAACGGCGTCCGGCGCCTTCCGTGTGA
- a CDS encoding MurR/RpiR family transcriptional regulator, which translates to MGAAPDALAAKVRTLAPSMTRSMQRVAEAVASDPAACAALTVTGLAERTGTSEATVVRTARLLGYPGYRDLRLALAGLAAQRTSGRSPAVTSDIAVDDSIEAVVAKLARDEQQTLADTAAALDTAQLAAAVTALAEARRTDVYGIGASGLVAQDLAQKLLRIGLVAHAHSDPHVAVTGAVQLRSGDVAVAITHSGATADVIEPLRVAFERGATTIAITGRPDGPVAQYADHVLTTSTGRETELRPAAMSSRTSQLLVVDCLFTGVTQRTYATAAPALSASYEALAHRRAPRQRTNPR; encoded by the coding sequence GTGGGCGCCGCCCCCGACGCGCTCGCCGCGAAGGTGCGCACCCTCGCGCCCTCCATGACGAGGTCCATGCAGCGCGTCGCCGAAGCGGTCGCCTCCGACCCGGCCGCCTGCGCCGCGCTCACCGTCACCGGTCTCGCGGAGCGCACCGGCACCAGCGAGGCGACCGTCGTCCGCACCGCCCGCCTCCTCGGCTACCCCGGCTACCGCGACCTGCGCCTCGCCCTCGCCGGGCTGGCCGCGCAGCGCACCTCCGGCCGGTCCCCGGCGGTCACCTCCGACATCGCCGTGGACGACTCGATCGAGGCCGTCGTCGCCAAGCTGGCCCGCGACGAGCAGCAGACCCTCGCGGACACGGCCGCCGCCCTCGACACGGCCCAGCTCGCGGCGGCCGTCACCGCCCTGGCCGAGGCCCGCCGCACCGACGTGTACGGCATCGGCGCGTCCGGCCTCGTCGCGCAGGACCTGGCGCAGAAGCTGCTGCGCATAGGGCTCGTCGCGCACGCCCACAGCGACCCGCACGTCGCCGTCACGGGCGCGGTGCAGCTCCGCTCCGGGGACGTGGCCGTCGCCATCACCCACTCGGGCGCCACCGCCGACGTGATCGAACCGCTGCGCGTCGCCTTCGAGCGGGGCGCGACGACCATCGCGATCACGGGCCGCCCCGACGGTCCCGTCGCCCAGTACGCCGACCATGTGCTGACCACCTCCACCGGCCGTGAGACCGAACTGCGCCCGGCGGCCATGTCGTCCCGTACGAGCCAACTGCTGGTGGTGGACTGCCTGTTCACGGGCGTGACGCAGCGGACGTACGCGACGGCCGCGCCCGCGCTGTCGGCGTCGTACGAGGCGCTCGCCCACCGCCGCGCGCCCCGCCAGCGCACGAACCCGCGCTGA